tccacggGGCACACCACGCTCACTGACTGGCCAGGGTTGGGGTTGGCACCAGGCCGCTGTGGGGTGGGTCCACGGGTGATGGGCTCTGGGGCCTCTAGCTCGTCACCCACCGTCACCACCACTGCTGAACTGGGGTCTCTGGGCCCCGGAGGGTGAGCGTCCAGCTCTGGGCACCCGTCCCCTGACTCAGGGTCTGTCCCACAGACCTGGGCCTGGGTCACTTTCTCCAGGATGGTGTCAAGGTCAGGCTGGTACTGCACGAAGTCTGTCTGGATGGCACGCTCCTGCATGCAGCTGGCCTGCACGCCAGCCTCCATGCCACACAGCAGCTTCTCATAGGTGTTGCTGGCGGGGAAGCGGGGGCCCAGGCCAAAGGAGCTGTGCAGCGAGGTCTCCTCGGTGCCACAGTCCACCCCGGATGACAGCAGGCTGCTGGCCTCCAGGGCGTCCGTCCGGCTCAGTGTGTCATCAGCTGCCGCAAAGCCACTGTCTGCCCCATCCTCAGCAGAGCCATTGGAGGGATCGCCCGGCTGGCGGTCACCACAGACGGCCGGGTCACTCAGCTTGGTGTAGGTGGAGCTGCGGGTGAGGGAGCGGGCAGGGGACCCGCCGGCTGACTCCCCAGTGCCATCCTCCTTGGCCATGCCGTTCTGGGCCACCTCCATGCTATGCAGCAGCGTCTCCAGCTTCTTGTTCTGGATGTTGATGTCCACGAAGTACTTCTGCAGCCCCTTGTCCTTGTCAATCAGGTTGTTCTTGACAGTGTCAATGACCTGCTTGAGCTGCTTGATCTCCTTTCGGGCTTCCTTCAGGGCCAGCTGGGCCTCCACGCGGTGGCACTCCTCCTCAATCCAGTCCTCCTGCATGCGTGACAGCTGCGTCTTCAGGTCATCAATCTCCGTGTCCCTGTGAGCCGAGgagacacacacatgctcactgcctgcctgcctggtCTGTCGCCTGCCTGGTCTGTCACCGCCAAGGAGAGGCAAGGAGAGGAAAATGTTGCCAAAGATGAAGGGCCCTGTGCTGCTGTGGCTCAGAGCCCAAAACAGAAGGACAAACTCAATGCCTTTTTATTATAGGTGGGAATGAGAGTGGCTGGGGAGAGCGGCTGGGGGGTGAAGACAGGAGAAGCCTCCACCTGGAGAGGGTAGAAAGGTCGGAGGAGACGCCACTCGTATTCCTTCCCCAATCCCCTCCCCAGAATGCAGACGACTCTCAACATTCAAATCCATCATCTAGAGAAGAGACTAGACAACAAAGATCCTTATAAGTTTTATAGCTACTCCTATAAAAACCTAATAAAATCTTAATGTAAAACCACAAAAACTAGGCAGAAAATCTCTGCTCTATAGAAAGTGATGTAGCCTCCTACTAAAGCAGGTTGCAGAAAGTTTCAGTGGAGGAATATTTGGCCAGAGACCCCTGGGGAGAGAAATGAGCCTTCAATGTTGGGGGAGGCTGATGATTTTACATCATCCCTCATGCAGAGCGATGAGAAGTGGTGGGTGGAATAGGGGAGAATGATGAGAACAGGGTGACTCTCATCTATCCATGCTAGAAGCTTCTTCTTTGTATCTTTGTATCTCCTTGTATCTTTGTATCTTAAAGAGGAAAGGCTGAAAAGATCAATGAGAAAGGCACAGAGTTACTCCTAAGAGACAAGGGCAAGCACCAGGTGAACAAGACAGTCAGCAGACTCTTGTCCAGAAAGGCTCAGGCTTTTCAAATTCCCGAGTCACAGACGAATCCAGGGGTGCAAGGGGAGGGAGGTAAGTTAGAAAAATATCCCATCAGATC
This is a stretch of genomic DNA from Papio anubis isolate 15944 chromosome 16, Panubis1.0, whole genome shotgun sequence. It encodes these proteins:
- the SNPH gene encoding syntaphilin isoform X3 yields the protein MAMSLPGSRRTSAGSRSGGTLGRSGLAVFAQCPQLPASQNEHLPLLPASRRTSPPVSVRDAYGTSSLSSSSNSGSYKGSDSSPTPRRSMKYTLCSDNHGIKPPTPEQYLTPLQQKEVCIRHLKARLKDTQDRLQDRDTEIDDLKTQLSRMQEDWIEEECHRVEAQLALKEARKEIKQLKQVIDTVKNNLIDKDKGLQKYFVDINIQNKKLETLLHSMEVAQNGMAKEDGTGESAGGSPARSLTRSSTYTKLSDPAVCGDRQPGDPSNGSAEDGADSGFAAADDTLSRTDALEASSLLSSGVDCGTEETSLHSSFGLGPRFPASNTYEKLLCGMEAGVQASCMQERAIQTDFVQYQPDLDTILEKVTQAQVCGTDPESGDGCPELDAHPPGPRDPSSAVVVTVGDELEAPEPITRGPTPQRPGANPNPGQSVSVVCPVEEEEEAAAAEKEPKSYWSRHYIVDLLAVVVPAVPTVAWLCRSQRRHGQPIYNISSLLRGCCTVALHSIRRISCRSLSQPSPSPAGGGSQL
- the SNPH gene encoding syntaphilin isoform X4, translated to MAMSLPGSRRTSAGSRRRTSPPVSVRDAYGTSSLSSSSNSGSYKGSDSSPTPRRSMKYTLCSDNHGIKPPTPEQYLTPLQQKEVCIRHLKARLKDTQDRLQDRDTEIDDLKTQLSRMQEDWIEEECHRVEAQLALKEARKEIKQLKQVIDTVKNNLIDKDKGLQKYFVDINIQNKKLETLLHSMEVAQNGMAKEDGTGESAGGSPARSLTRSSTYTKLSDPAVCGDRQPGDPSNGSAEDGADSGFAAADDTLSRTDALEASSLLSSGVDCGTEETSLHSSFGLGPRFPASNTYEKLLCGMEAGVQASCMQERAIQTDFVQYQPDLDTILEKVTQAQVCGTDPESGDGCPELDAHPPGPRDPSSAVVVTVGDELEAPEPITRGPTPQRPGANPNPGQSVSVVCPVEEEEEAAAAEKEPKSYWSRHYIVDLLAVVVPAVPTVAWLCRSQRRHGQPIYNISSLLRGCCTVALHSIRRISCRSLSQPSPSPAGGGSQL
- the SNPH gene encoding syntaphilin isoform X1; this translates as MPGSGPSERMTWPGPALSAGPPTRPLSSAPGIPPIPPLTRTRSLMAMSLPGSRRTSAGSRSGGTLGRSGLAVFAQCPQLPASQNEHLPLLPASRRTSPPVSVRDAYGTSSLSSSSNSGSYKGSDSSPTPRRSMKYTLCSDNHGIKPPTPEQYLTPLQQKEVCIRHLKARLKDTQDRLQDRDTEIDDLKTQLSRMQEDWIEEECHRVEAQLALKEARKEIKQLKQVIDTVKNNLIDKDKGLQKYFVDINIQNKKLETLLHSMEVAQNGMAKEDGTGESAGGSPARSLTRSSTYTKLSDPAVCGDRQPGDPSNGSAEDGADSGFAAADDTLSRTDALEASSLLSSGVDCGTEETSLHSSFGLGPRFPASNTYEKLLCGMEAGVQASCMQERAIQTDFVQYQPDLDTILEKVTQAQVCGTDPESGDGCPELDAHPPGPRDPSSAVVVTVGDELEAPEPITRGPTPQRPGANPNPGQSVSVVCPVEEEEEAAAAEKEPKSYWSRHYIVDLLAVVVPAVPTVAWLCRSQRRHGQPIYNISSLLRGCCTVALHSIRRISCRSLSQPSPSPAGGGSQL
- the SNPH gene encoding syntaphilin isoform X2; this translates as MPGSGPSERMTWPGPALSAGPPTRPLSSAPGIPPIPPLTRTRSLMAMSLPGSRRTSAGSRRRTSPPVSVRDAYGTSSLSSSSNSGSYKGSDSSPTPRRSMKYTLCSDNHGIKPPTPEQYLTPLQQKEVCIRHLKARLKDTQDRLQDRDTEIDDLKTQLSRMQEDWIEEECHRVEAQLALKEARKEIKQLKQVIDTVKNNLIDKDKGLQKYFVDINIQNKKLETLLHSMEVAQNGMAKEDGTGESAGGSPARSLTRSSTYTKLSDPAVCGDRQPGDPSNGSAEDGADSGFAAADDTLSRTDALEASSLLSSGVDCGTEETSLHSSFGLGPRFPASNTYEKLLCGMEAGVQASCMQERAIQTDFVQYQPDLDTILEKVTQAQVCGTDPESGDGCPELDAHPPGPRDPSSAVVVTVGDELEAPEPITRGPTPQRPGANPNPGQSVSVVCPVEEEEEAAAAEKEPKSYWSRHYIVDLLAVVVPAVPTVAWLCRSQRRHGQPIYNISSLLRGCCTVALHSIRRISCRSLSQPSPSPAGGGSQL